Proteins from a genomic interval of Flammeovirgaceae bacterium SG7u.111:
- a CDS encoding lamin tail domain-containing protein yields MKKTTHALAYLCLLLTCFVPLANGQTSELFFSEYIEGSNVNKALEIYNGTGAPVDLSTYTIEMYFNGNTSPSTTIPLSGTLATEDVFVVADDGADAAILAVTDLTSNASFFNGDDAIVLKNGSTIIDVIGQVGTDPGSEWGSGDISTQNNTIRRTSSSCQGDIVSTDAFDPSVEWEGFPQNTFDGLGSHTTTCASGGVSVKINEIRVDQPSSDDDEYFELAGAANTSLDELTYLVIGDGPGGSGTIENVTSLAGQSIDSSGYFVAAEATFGALGTADFTTDLNFENSDNVTHLLVKGFTGTNGDDLDTDDDGVLDTTPWESIIDEVALVETVGSGEMVYSSTTVGPDGTFVPSHVYLSEGVWKIGGFDLIDGTDTPGAENFKEIVLPPSVAENIIINEIDADTEGTDAEEFIELYDGGVGNTALDGLVIVLFNGSDDASYSAIDLDGQTTDANGYFVIGSASVPNVDMVAFTTNGLQNGADAVALYEGDATDFPNDTPITTDNLFDAIVYDTNDGDDAALLVLLNANEPQVNEGENGNNASESLQRIANGTGGARNTSTYVAMLPTPGSKNSAPIALLINEFLADPAGDLTGDANGDGTRDSSQDEFVELYNSTSSSLNISGWTVSDGVSVRHIFPANTIVPSEGTIVIFGGGTPTGTFEGSLVQTASSGSLGLNNGGDVIVVKNGSETIDSLSYDSEGGDNQSVTRSPDITGEFIKHSTVDTKLFSPGTLIDGTKFPGNSEVVEPPVGDLITIAEAKALPVGSNVIIQGVLTASDQFGGPAYIQDTTGGIAIFDATVHGDGVYKIGDELKVAGSRTEFNGLQQLGSISSVELIQSDVVIAPVDITVSQLASYEGKLVRIPSATFPQAGMLLFGNNNFTISDASGEGVMRLDNDVSDLVGKLLPASCDVIGIVGTYNGTPQLLPRLGSDLPCATSSNPGDGGSSETTLDIVTWNIEWFGSTGNGPSPESTQKENAKAVILALDADLYAFQEIADENLLQTLADELPDYELVINLANVSYPPNVTGNSQKLAFLYKTSVITPISSKGLLTSIHPYYNGGDGSVLTNAGYPDPDASRFYASGRLPFLLEAEVSLNGTTENICFVNLHARANSSNGPQERYDMRKFDVTVLKDSLDAYYGDKNVVVLGDYNDDVDETVADVSTTVTTYEAFINDPTNYNTKTISLSNRGFRSYVSYENMIDHIMLTNELFDNYIDSSETVHYEFFDSNYENSTSDHFPVSLSLNIGSIDEVVVEDLNLTSVCSDDPSSERKWKVTNPNDFEVEITWLIDTLFNGSFAAPAGMSYFSAPTIRDNRRNKAKISWYNEKREKKSIYALSEGEQCGADLSFYRGVNLGGGQMLTIDGNEFEPGWASNLILRGTSANLSWVSLADAPDDSDLNLLLDKVTYGNGAGVTMTNVPNGTYQVYLYLVEWQGDDKFFNISLNGNQVESNANLSSGTWGKMGPWSVNVTNGEIKVETSGAVVGIAGMEVWTGGSTPNPQSPAAPSNLALSNDGVELMIQWNDNASNETSFVLEAKAASAGSYSEIATLDTDVEMYKVAVPGEATSYRVKAVNASGASPYSNTATYSPTVSGDKQFYKAYNLGGSSLTIDGNEWQAGWSGELAKRGGNFNMNWLNFQDASSASHKAMLEKTLLLTSGGTGVDVLGIVPNGTYEVYLYVVEWEDKTKSYDVKLNGSTVESNVSLAESTWKKLGPWQVEVTNGEISVSTVGDAAALAGVEILSVTSGASSREALGGLITKEIQFSNELLVYPNPAINQFSIDIPATEIGKVSISLSDLTGRRIQLGNLELTKGINNFQVQLQELNVTNGMYLLQVEGGAQKYPVVKIMIGNK; encoded by the coding sequence ATGAAGAAAACTACCCATGCATTGGCATACCTATGCCTATTGCTCACATGCTTTGTCCCCTTAGCCAATGGACAAACTTCCGAGCTCTTTTTTTCGGAATACATTGAAGGAAGTAACGTAAACAAAGCCTTAGAAATTTACAATGGAACTGGTGCTCCAGTCGATCTCAGCACTTACACGATTGAGATGTATTTCAATGGAAATACATCCCCTAGCACTACAATCCCACTTAGTGGAACCCTCGCAACTGAAGATGTTTTTGTAGTAGCTGATGATGGTGCAGATGCTGCTATTTTAGCAGTTACAGACCTGACTTCGAATGCTAGCTTTTTCAATGGCGACGATGCTATTGTTTTGAAAAACGGATCTACAATAATTGATGTAATAGGGCAAGTAGGTACAGACCCTGGCTCTGAATGGGGATCTGGAGATATTAGCACCCAAAATAACACCATTAGAAGAACGTCTTCTTCCTGCCAAGGTGATATTGTTTCAACTGATGCATTTGACCCCTCTGTTGAATGGGAAGGTTTCCCTCAAAATACTTTTGATGGGCTGGGCAGCCACACGACTACTTGTGCATCTGGAGGAGTAAGCGTAAAAATCAACGAGATCAGGGTAGACCAACCTAGCTCTGACGATGACGAATATTTTGAATTGGCAGGTGCTGCTAACACTTCGCTAGATGAGCTCACCTATTTGGTTATAGGTGATGGACCTGGAGGAAGTGGTACTATAGAAAATGTGACTTCTTTAGCTGGACAATCAATTGATAGCAGTGGCTATTTTGTAGCTGCCGAAGCTACTTTTGGTGCTTTGGGAACGGCGGACTTTACCACCGACCTAAATTTTGAAAACAGCGATAACGTAACCCACTTATTGGTAAAAGGCTTCACTGGGACAAATGGTGACGACTTAGACACAGATGATGATGGTGTGCTAGATACCACTCCTTGGGAAAGCATTATAGACGAAGTTGCACTAGTAGAAACTGTTGGCTCTGGAGAAATGGTTTACTCTAGCACCACTGTTGGCCCTGATGGCACATTTGTACCAAGCCATGTATACCTCAGCGAGGGTGTGTGGAAAATAGGAGGTTTTGACCTAATAGACGGCACAGACACTCCAGGTGCAGAAAACTTTAAAGAAATCGTGCTCCCTCCTTCAGTTGCTGAAAATATTATCATCAACGAGATTGATGCCGACACGGAAGGAACAGATGCAGAAGAATTTATAGAATTGTACGATGGTGGGGTTGGAAATACTGCGCTTGACGGCTTAGTAATTGTGTTATTCAACGGAAGTGACGATGCTAGCTATAGCGCGATAGACCTTGATGGGCAAACTACCGATGCAAATGGATACTTTGTAATAGGAAGTGCTTCAGTACCAAACGTTGACATGGTAGCCTTCACTACAAATGGCTTGCAAAACGGAGCTGATGCCGTTGCCCTTTACGAAGGCGACGCTACAGATTTCCCAAATGACACTCCGATAACTACCGATAATTTATTCGATGCTATTGTTTATGATACTAACGATGGGGACGATGCTGCCTTGCTAGTTTTACTAAATGCAAATGAGCCTCAGGTAAATGAAGGAGAAAATGGTAATAATGCATCCGAATCTTTGCAAAGAATAGCTAATGGAACTGGCGGAGCAAGAAATACATCCACGTATGTAGCTATGCTCCCAACCCCAGGCAGCAAAAATTCTGCTCCAATTGCACTATTAATCAACGAATTTTTGGCTGATCCGGCAGGCGACCTGACGGGCGATGCTAATGGCGACGGAACAAGAGACTCTAGCCAAGATGAATTTGTAGAACTTTACAACTCCACTTCTTCAAGCTTGAATATTTCAGGATGGACAGTGAGCGATGGAGTAAGTGTAAGGCATATATTCCCAGCTAATACTATAGTACCTTCTGAAGGAACAATAGTGATTTTTGGTGGAGGAACTCCAACAGGAACTTTTGAAGGTTCTTTGGTACAAACAGCTTCGTCTGGCTCATTAGGATTGAATAACGGTGGTGATGTTATTGTAGTTAAAAATGGCAGTGAAACTATTGACTCTCTTAGCTATGATAGCGAAGGTGGAGACAACCAGTCTGTAACCAGAAGCCCCGATATCACCGGTGAGTTTATAAAACACTCAACTGTTGACACAAAACTTTTCTCACCAGGAACCTTAATAGACGGCACTAAATTCCCAGGTAACTCTGAGGTGGTCGAACCTCCAGTTGGAGATCTGATTACCATAGCTGAAGCAAAAGCATTGCCTGTTGGATCAAACGTGATTATCCAAGGTGTGCTTACCGCTTCCGATCAGTTTGGTGGTCCGGCTTATATCCAAGATACCACAGGCGGAATAGCTATTTTCGATGCTACAGTACACGGTGATGGTGTTTACAAAATTGGTGATGAACTAAAAGTTGCAGGTAGCCGCACCGAGTTTAACGGTCTACAGCAATTGGGAAGCATCTCTTCAGTTGAGTTGATCCAAAGTGATGTGGTAATAGCACCAGTAGATATTACCGTTTCCCAACTAGCTAGTTACGAAGGGAAATTAGTACGTATCCCGTCTGCTACATTCCCTCAAGCAGGCATGTTACTTTTTGGCAACAACAACTTCACCATAAGCGATGCAAGTGGCGAAGGAGTGATGAGACTAGATAATGATGTGAGCGATTTGGTAGGAAAACTCCTTCCAGCTTCTTGTGATGTCATAGGTATTGTAGGAACTTACAATGGTACTCCACAGCTTTTGCCTCGCTTAGGTTCAGACTTGCCTTGTGCTACTTCTTCCAATCCTGGAGATGGCGGTTCTTCAGAAACTACCTTAGACATCGTAACGTGGAACATCGAATGGTTTGGGAGCACGGGTAATGGCCCTTCTCCAGAATCAACTCAAAAAGAAAACGCAAAAGCGGTTATCTTGGCACTAGACGCCGACTTATATGCATTCCAAGAAATTGCTGATGAAAACCTTCTCCAGACTTTGGCTGACGAGTTGCCTGACTATGAGTTGGTGATCAACCTTGCCAATGTTTCTTACCCTCCTAACGTAACTGGAAATTCTCAAAAACTGGCTTTCCTTTACAAAACGTCGGTTATCACGCCTATCTCAAGCAAAGGTCTATTGACTTCTATCCACCCTTATTACAATGGAGGAGACGGAAGCGTGCTGACCAATGCAGGTTACCCTGACCCTGATGCAAGTAGGTTCTATGCAAGTGGAAGGCTTCCTTTCTTGCTTGAAGCGGAAGTTTCTTTGAACGGAACTACTGAAAACATATGCTTTGTCAACTTGCATGCAAGGGCAAATAGCAGCAATGGACCTCAAGAACGCTACGACATGCGCAAGTTTGATGTAACCGTCCTCAAAGATTCGTTAGATGCTTATTATGGAGATAAAAACGTAGTTGTTTTGGGTGATTATAACGACGATGTAGACGAAACCGTTGCCGATGTTTCAACTACGGTAACCACTTACGAAGCATTTATAAACGACCCAACAAACTATAATACAAAAACTATTTCGCTTAGCAACAGGGGCTTCCGTTCATATGTTTCCTACGAAAATATGATCGACCATATTATGTTAACAAATGAGCTGTTCGACAACTACATAGACAGCTCTGAAACTGTTCACTACGAATTCTTCGACAGCAACTATGAGAACAGTACTTCCGATCACTTCCCTGTTTCTTTGAGCCTAAATATAGGTAGCATCGATGAAGTAGTTGTAGAAGATCTCAACCTTACCTCCGTTTGTTCGGACGATCCTAGTTCCGAAAGGAAATGGAAAGTTACCAACCCTAACGATTTCGAAGTAGAGATTACCTGGTTGATAGACACACTCTTCAACGGTTCGTTTGCCGCTCCAGCTGGCATGTCTTACTTTTCAGCACCTACAATTCGTGACAATCGTCGTAATAAAGCCAAAATCTCATGGTATAATGAGAAAAGAGAAAAAAAATCGATATATGCCCTTTCTGAAGGTGAGCAGTGTGGTGCTGACCTAAGTTTCTACCGTGGCGTAAACCTTGGTGGTGGGCAGATGCTTACTATTGATGGAAATGAATTCGAACCAGGCTGGGCTTCAAACTTGATCTTAAGAGGAACAAGTGCCAACCTTTCTTGGGTATCGTTAGCCGATGCTCCAGATGATTCTGACCTAAACTTACTTCTCGACAAAGTAACCTACGGAAATGGCGCTGGAGTCACCATGACCAACGTTCCAAACGGTACGTATCAGGTATACCTTTACCTAGTAGAGTGGCAAGGTGATGATAAGTTCTTCAACATAAGCTTAAATGGCAACCAAGTAGAAAGTAACGCAAATCTATCTTCTGGTACTTGGGGAAAAATGGGTCCTTGGAGCGTGAATGTTACCAATGGAGAAATAAAAGTAGAGACATCTGGGGCTGTAGTAGGTATTGCAGGAATGGAAGTGTGGACAGGAGGAAGTACTCCTAACCCTCAATCTCCAGCTGCTCCTAGCAACCTTGCGCTTTCAAACGACGGAGTTGAGCTGATGATCCAATGGAACGACAATGCTTCGAATGAAACTAGTTTCGTATTGGAAGCTAAAGCCGCTTCTGCGGGAAGCTATTCAGAAATAGCTACACTCGACACTGATGTTGAAATGTACAAAGTTGCCGTCCCAGGTGAAGCTACTAGCTACAGGGTAAAAGCTGTGAACGCAAGTGGCGCTTCGCCGTATAGCAACACGGCTACTTATTCGCCAACAGTTAGTGGAGACAAACAATTCTACAAGGCTTATAACTTAGGAGGCTCTAGCCTTACCATCGATGGCAACGAATGGCAGGCAGGATGGTCTGGTGAACTCGCAAAACGTGGTGGAAACTTCAATATGAATTGGTTGAACTTCCAAGATGCTTCTTCTGCCAGCCACAAAGCAATGCTTGAAAAAACGCTTCTTCTTACCAGTGGAGGTACTGGAGTAGATGTGTTGGGTATAGTTCCTAACGGTACTTACGAAGTGTATTTGTACGTAGTAGAATGGGAAGACAAAACTAAAAGTTACGATGTGAAGCTAAATGGAAGTACTGTTGAGTCCAATGTTTCACTTGCTGAAAGTACTTGGAAAAAACTAGGTCCTTGGCAGGTAGAAGTTACCAACGGAGAAATCAGTGTAAGCACCGTAGGCGACGCTGCTGCACTTGCAGGTGTAGAAATTTTAAGCGTAACTTCTGGGGCAAGTTCAAGAGAAGCACTTGGTGGGCTTATTACAAAGGAAATCCAATTCTCAAATGAGCTTTTGGTATATCCTAACCCGGCTATCAACCAGTTCTCTATTGATATTCCTGCTACGGAAATCGGCAAGGTTTCTATTTCATTGAGCGATCTTACTGGTAGAAGAATCCAGCTTGGCAACTTAGAGTTGACCAAAGGAATCAATAATTTCCAAGTCCAGTTGCAAGAATTGAACGTAACCAACGGAATGTACTTGCTTCAGGTAGAAGGCGGTGCGCAGAAATATCCAGTTGTGAAAATCATGATTGGGAATAAATAG
- a CDS encoding sigma-70 family RNA polymerase sigma factor, whose amino-acid sequence MSPPQEEFLEIIYQHQALIHKVCKMYRDSPEDREDLFQEITYQLWKAYPRFEGKSKVSSWMYRISLNTAMASFRKAKPTELTNLDELQHQLPAENSVEQNPQEEFLFAAIRQLEPPERAIISLYLADMNYAEMAEIMGISENYIGVRLNRIKNKLKKTLNEKSWV is encoded by the coding sequence ATGTCGCCACCGCAAGAAGAATTTTTGGAGATCATTTACCAGCACCAAGCACTGATCCACAAAGTATGCAAAATGTACCGAGACAGCCCCGAAGACCGCGAAGACCTTTTTCAGGAAATCACGTACCAGCTTTGGAAAGCCTACCCGAGGTTTGAGGGAAAATCCAAGGTGAGCTCGTGGATGTACCGCATCAGTTTGAACACAGCGATGGCTTCGTTCCGAAAAGCCAAACCCACCGAACTGACCAATTTGGATGAGCTCCAACACCAACTTCCTGCCGAAAACTCGGTAGAACAAAACCCGCAGGAGGAATTCCTATTTGCTGCCATTCGGCAACTTGAACCACCAGAGCGGGCAATTATCTCGCTCTACTTAGCCGACATGAATTATGCAGAAATGGCTGAGATAATGGGAATCAGCGAAAATTATATAGGTGTACGCCTGAACAGAATCAAAAACAAATTGAAGAAAACTTTAAACGAAAAATCATGGGTATAG
- a CDS encoding nuclear transport factor 2 family protein — protein MENTNVNKSLISSFYAKVIGERDAEFAAQIVTDDYIQHNPMVKTGKTGFIESINFLKSLPQPQNQPKPFIRLIADGNFVAGHLEIDFMGKKMAVIDLFKIENDLIAEHWDAIENIPEGVEGLLKAGRLGNENPGSTQENKELVTRYLRVLQHKQFEQISEFVLGDFIQHSLQIPQGIEGLQDYYQQIDIDQTFRVLGEGNFVLVQSKMTIDKQAWAVYAIYRLEQAKIAEQWTVKQLIPEQMAHSNGMF, from the coding sequence ATGGAAAATACGAATGTAAATAAATCGCTCATATCTAGTTTTTATGCGAAAGTAATAGGAGAGCGAGATGCTGAATTTGCCGCTCAAATAGTCACCGACGATTATATTCAACATAACCCGATGGTAAAAACGGGAAAAACAGGCTTTATCGAATCTATCAACTTCTTAAAGTCACTTCCCCAACCACAAAACCAACCCAAGCCATTCATCCGATTAATAGCCGATGGTAATTTTGTTGCGGGGCATTTGGAAATAGACTTTATGGGTAAAAAGATGGCGGTTATCGATCTCTTCAAAATTGAAAATGATTTAATAGCCGAACATTGGGATGCCATTGAAAATATTCCTGAAGGTGTTGAAGGCTTATTGAAGGCAGGACGACTTGGCAATGAAAACCCAGGCTCAACCCAAGAAAATAAAGAGCTAGTGACTCGCTATTTACGCGTATTGCAACACAAGCAGTTTGAACAGATTTCTGAGTTTGTTTTAGGTGATTTTATTCAACACAGCCTGCAAATACCACAAGGGATAGAAGGTTTGCAAGATTACTACCAACAAATAGATATCGACCAAACCTTTAGAGTGCTTGGGGAAGGTAACTTTGTACTGGTTCAGTCCAAGATGACTATTGATAAACAAGCTTGGGCAGTGTATGCTATTTATCGGCTTGAGCAAGCTAAAATTGCTGAGCAATGGACGGTAAAGCAGCTTATACCTGAGCAAATGGCACATTCCAACGGAATGTTTTAA
- a CDS encoding efflux RND transporter periplasmic adaptor subunit — translation MTLKHPSFFLLLLISLAIVSCSDSKKEEAKESVKFVKVEKVRGGSQGGKMVFNGKIKEKSLTSLSFRVGGPLVKLNVKEGDFVRKGQTIAQIDKRDYLLNIQSTKAQYEQLTGEYERYKELFNKKKIPANSYEKIESGYLMAKTAYENATNKLVDTELKAPVSGYIYERFTENHQTVAPGMPIVSIIDLSDIEVVVSVAENQLLAVKNSEESFLTVKNAKVEKLPISLLSIGEKTKKDGLFEVKYSLKKSEDLPIFPGMSAEVTMFSKGSTEALSVPSGALFTQDGKNCVWVYDAEAKKVVRREVNVKRIASEGKIELISGLKVGEEIVTAGVYSLQNNQSVLPIEKPSETNIGGIL, via the coding sequence ATGACTTTAAAACATCCAAGCTTTTTTCTGCTGCTACTCATCTCTCTGGCTATTGTAAGCTGTAGCGACTCAAAAAAAGAAGAAGCGAAAGAATCTGTCAAATTTGTAAAAGTTGAAAAAGTACGTGGAGGATCCCAAGGAGGGAAAATGGTTTTCAATGGTAAAATCAAAGAAAAAAGCCTTACATCACTTTCTTTTAGAGTAGGAGGACCACTAGTGAAGTTGAATGTAAAGGAGGGAGATTTTGTTCGCAAAGGACAGACTATTGCTCAAATAGACAAAAGAGATTATCTGCTCAACATACAATCTACCAAGGCGCAGTACGAGCAGCTCACGGGCGAATACGAGCGCTATAAGGAGCTTTTCAACAAGAAAAAAATACCGGCCAATTCGTATGAAAAAATTGAGTCGGGCTATCTTATGGCCAAAACGGCTTACGAAAATGCCACAAACAAGTTGGTGGATACAGAATTGAAAGCGCCAGTTTCAGGTTACATCTACGAGCGATTCACGGAAAACCATCAAACAGTTGCCCCAGGCATGCCTATCGTTTCTATCATCGATCTTTCAGATATTGAAGTAGTAGTTTCCGTAGCTGAAAATCAGTTGCTAGCAGTGAAAAATAGCGAAGAAAGCTTCTTGACTGTGAAAAATGCGAAAGTGGAGAAGTTGCCCATCAGCTTATTGAGCATTGGGGAAAAAACTAAAAAAGATGGTCTGTTTGAGGTAAAGTACTCTTTAAAAAAGAGCGAAGACTTACCGATTTTCCCTGGAATGTCTGCGGAGGTGACCATGTTTAGCAAAGGAAGTACAGAAGCATTAAGTGTACCTTCTGGGGCGCTGTTCACGCAAGATGGCAAAAACTGTGTGTGGGTGTATGATGCCGAGGCTAAGAAAGTTGTGAGAAGGGAAGTAAATGTAAAGAGGATTGCTTCGGAAGGGAAAATTGAATTGATAAGTGGGTTGAAAGTAGGCGAAGAAATAGTGACAGCAGGGGTTTATTCCCTTCAAAATAATCAATCGGTATTGCCTATCGAAAAACCATCAGAAACCAACATAGGAGGGATATTGTAA
- a CDS encoding efflux RND transporter permease subunit, which produces MLKKVLDQKALLNTLLVGVVLGGVLSYLSIGKLEDAEIKVKTAVVVTLYPGATAHEVELEVTDVLEKAVQSMENIDDISSRSMPGYSEITVNINKSVSSSDIPQMWDLLRRKVRDIQTSLPAGAQTPIVADDFGDVYGIFVAMTGEGYEYDEFSDYAEFLKRELLEVDGIKRVALFGTQMEAVDISISAEKLASLSINPIYIVRAMYDHGQVVNPGSIISGSERIRLSVGSKYSTIDEIKNILVQVPDGGSFKLGDIAEVKRTFYEPKREGLTYNGERAISLALSMESGVNVVTIGDEFDKKIEELQASLPAGIEVHSVFSQPDRVNYAINGFIVNLVESVLIVMVVLLFSMGMRSGLLISSGLLFTILGTFIVMSLFDIQLQRISLAAIIVAMGMLVDNSIVVADGILIDLKTGVDRKLAFTNIVKQTALPLLGATLIAILAFMPLALSPDSAGEYLSSLFYVLAISLSLSWIFAVVQTPYMASIFYKKSLPKAKKNAPKNPFETPFYQKFRGMVEWVLLHKRSFLVASVVLLVASLYSFQFVKFKFMPTLDYNQFLVEYKLPKGSDLTAVEKDMQEISEELLSWDEVYNVTAAAGKTPARYTLIRPMANSSSNYGEFVIDVEDYDASVVVGEKIMKYLEQNYPYAEARKRVYGPIFTEYDIEVQFSGPDPAVLRNLAEEAKAVMRKEEGTVYVTDNWKNKVKVLTPEYSVEEASKVGVSRSDVSNAIAVATDGLAVGVMYEGNEMLPVKLKLDEPIGKDIDKVSSIPVWGMQSQSSVPLGKVTENIKMEWEENEVYRYNNKRAIRAQCDPASGYLAEEVEGRLKPKVVEAIKLPHGYTMEWKGAGADSAESQQNLFKNLPLALGIMLIIVIALFNNIKQAVIIFTIFPFAMLGIVVGFVSTGATFTFIGIIGALGLIGMMIKNAIVLLDEINHNIKEGKDQLESIVASTLSRMRPVFLASATTILGMLPLLFDVMFQSMAITIIFGLLFGTLITLFVIPVLYALLFRVNTKPLRKKGKEGAVPA; this is translated from the coding sequence ATGCTGAAGAAAGTATTAGATCAAAAAGCCCTGCTCAACACGCTGTTGGTAGGGGTGGTGTTAGGTGGGGTTCTGTCCTACCTAAGTATAGGAAAATTGGAAGACGCCGAAATTAAAGTAAAAACGGCGGTAGTTGTAACGCTTTATCCTGGGGCTACGGCTCATGAAGTAGAGTTGGAGGTGACCGATGTGCTTGAAAAAGCAGTTCAAAGCATGGAAAACATCGATGATATTTCGTCTAGGTCGATGCCCGGTTATTCTGAAATTACGGTAAATATTAATAAATCAGTATCGAGTAGCGATATTCCACAGATGTGGGATTTGTTGAGAAGAAAAGTTCGAGATATCCAAACCTCTTTGCCCGCTGGGGCTCAAACCCCAATAGTGGCGGATGATTTTGGAGATGTGTATGGGATTTTTGTAGCAATGACCGGCGAAGGCTATGAATACGACGAATTTTCCGATTATGCGGAATTTCTCAAAAGAGAGCTTTTAGAAGTAGATGGAATTAAGCGGGTCGCATTGTTTGGAACACAAATGGAAGCGGTTGATATTTCTATTTCTGCAGAAAAGCTGGCGAGTTTGAGCATCAACCCAATATATATAGTAAGAGCTATGTACGACCACGGCCAAGTGGTGAACCCGGGTAGTATAATTTCTGGTTCTGAACGAATCAGGCTAAGTGTGGGGAGTAAGTATTCTACCATAGATGAAATAAAAAATATTTTGGTGCAAGTTCCCGATGGCGGCAGCTTCAAATTGGGTGATATTGCGGAGGTCAAACGTACATTTTATGAGCCTAAAAGAGAAGGCTTAACTTATAACGGAGAAAGGGCAATTAGCTTAGCGCTTTCTATGGAAAGCGGGGTGAATGTAGTGACTATAGGTGACGAATTCGACAAAAAAATAGAGGAGCTTCAAGCCTCTTTGCCTGCGGGTATTGAGGTACATAGCGTATTCTCGCAGCCTGATAGGGTTAATTATGCCATCAATGGATTTATCGTCAACCTCGTTGAGTCAGTATTGATTGTGATGGTAGTGTTGCTTTTCTCCATGGGAATGCGCTCTGGTTTATTGATTTCTAGTGGGTTGTTGTTTACTATTCTAGGTACATTTATCGTAATGTCTCTATTCGATATTCAATTGCAACGAATTTCCTTAGCGGCGATCATCGTAGCAATGGGGATGTTGGTGGATAATTCTATAGTAGTGGCGGATGGTATCTTGATCGATTTGAAAACGGGAGTAGATAGAAAGCTAGCGTTTACCAACATCGTAAAGCAAACGGCATTGCCTCTTTTAGGAGCAACGCTCATCGCAATTTTAGCATTTATGCCCTTGGCTCTTTCGCCTGACTCGGCAGGGGAATATTTAAGCTCTTTGTTCTATGTATTAGCAATCTCACTTTCTCTGAGTTGGATATTTGCCGTAGTTCAAACACCGTACATGGCATCAATTTTCTACAAGAAAAGCCTTCCAAAAGCGAAGAAAAACGCTCCTAAAAATCCATTTGAAACACCATTTTATCAAAAATTTAGAGGAATGGTTGAATGGGTGCTGCTCCACAAAAGAAGCTTTTTAGTTGCATCAGTAGTACTATTGGTTGCTTCGCTTTATTCCTTCCAGTTCGTGAAATTTAAATTCATGCCTACGCTTGACTACAACCAGTTTTTGGTTGAATACAAATTACCAAAAGGCTCTGACCTAACTGCGGTTGAAAAAGACATGCAAGAAATTTCGGAAGAGCTGTTGAGTTGGGACGAGGTCTATAATGTGACAGCAGCAGCAGGTAAAACTCCAGCGCGATATACATTGATTCGCCCTATGGCAAATAGTTCGAGCAACTACGGAGAGTTTGTAATTGATGTAGAGGATTATGACGCTTCGGTAGTGGTAGGGGAAAAAATAATGAAATACCTTGAGCAGAATTATCCTTATGCCGAAGCCCGAAAAAGAGTCTATGGACCAATTTTTACCGAATACGATATTGAAGTTCAGTTTTCTGGACCAGACCCCGCAGTACTCAGGAACTTGGCAGAGGAAGCCAAGGCAGTGATGAGGAAAGAAGAAGGAACTGTGTACGTAACAGATAACTGGAAAAATAAAGTGAAAGTCCTTACTCCTGAATACTCGGTGGAAGAAGCTAGCAAAGTGGGGGTTTCCAGAAGTGATGTATCAAATGCGATTGCAGTAGCCACCGACGGCTTGGCTGTGGGGGTTATGTACGAAGGAAACGAAATGCTTCCCGTAAAGCTCAAATTAGATGAGCCTATTGGCAAAGACATTGACAAAGTGTCGAGTATCCCTGTTTGGGGGATGCAAAGCCAATCGAGTGTGCCATTGGGCAAGGTTACGGAAAATATTAAAATGGAGTGGGAAGAAAATGAAGTATATAGGTACAATAATAAAAGGGCAATTAGAGCTCAATGTGACCCAGCTTCTGGATACTTAGCTGAAGAAGTGGAGGGCAGGCTAAAGCCGAAAGTGGTTGAAGCCATTAAATTACCTCATGGATATACAATGGAATGGAAAGGTGCAGGAGCAGACAGCGCTGAATCACAGCAAAACTTGTTCAAGAATCTTCCTCTTGCATTGGGGATCATGCTTATTATCGTAATTGCTTTGTTCAATAACATAAAACAAGCAGTTATTATCTTTACCATTTTCCCTTTTGCCATGTTGGGTATAGTAGTTGGGTTTGTGAGTACTGGTGCAACGTTTACTTTCATTGGTATCATTGGCGCATTAGGCCTAATAGGTATGATGATTAAGAATGCGATTGTACTGTTGGATGAGATCAACCATAATATAAAAGAAGGAAAAGATCAACTTGAATCGATAGTAGCTTCCACACTTTCAAGGATGCGCCCTGTATTTTTGGCTTCAGCCACCACTATTTTGGGAATGCTACCGTTGCTTTTCGATGTAATGTTCCAATCTATGGCCATTACTATCATATTTGGTCTGTTGTTCGGTACGCTTATTACTTTATTCGTAATTCCAGTGCTTTATGCTCTATTGTTCAGGGTTAATACAAAACCTCTTCGCAAAAAAGGAAAGGAAGGGGCTGTGCCTGCATAA